One Megasphaera elsdenii DSM 20460 genomic window carries:
- the rpsT gene encoding 30S ribosomal protein S20: protein MPQIKSNIKTMEKDAARHAANSQVKSSVHTAIRRTTEAIAAGDAEAVKKAFDKASSVIDSAAQKGVLHKNTAARKKSRLASKVNAMGK from the coding sequence TTGCCGCAGATTAAATCCAATATCAAAACGATGGAAAAAGACGCAGCTCGTCACGCAGCTAACTCTCAGGTTAAATCTTCTGTTCATACTGCTATCCGCCGTACGACCGAAGCTATCGCCGCTGGTGACGCTGAAGCTGTTAAAAAAGCATTCGATAAAGCTAGCAGCGTAATCGACAGCGCCGCACAGAAAGGCGTTCTCCATAAAAACACTGCAGCTCGTAAAAAATCCCGTTTGGCTTCCAAAGTCAATGCTATGGGTAAATAA
- a CDS encoding aminopeptidase: MPTTQQLTAYARVLLQKGLNLQQGQTLVINAPVESHDFVALLTKEAYTAGAAQVVCNWRSDAMARLRYEHEDQQYFESLPDWRRDFSLYYYHKKAAFLSLISANPYLMDGIDTKKIFAQQKAQNEALKEYIDGMMASKTTWLVAAVPSAIWAKLLYPDLDADAAYEALWKQILQSSRADGADALADWDSHLAELKKRRTWMTDQHFTSLHYTNSLGTDLTLGLPDGHIWQGGMEETADHLLFNANIPTEEIYSAPKADAVNGTVYSTKPLVYNGNLIDKFHLTFKDGKVVAAAAETGEDVLKKLIAIDEGACRLGEVALIPYHSPISLSGILFYETLFDENASCHLALGASYPTCLAGGADMDKDAIAAAGLNDSMIHVDFMVGSPDLTITGTKADGTTVPVFTHGDWAQ, encoded by the coding sequence ATGCCAACTACTCAGCAATTAACGGCTTATGCCCGCGTCCTCTTACAGAAGGGCCTGAACCTGCAGCAAGGCCAGACCCTGGTCATCAACGCCCCTGTCGAATCGCACGACTTCGTCGCCCTCTTGACAAAAGAGGCCTATACGGCCGGCGCCGCCCAGGTCGTCTGCAACTGGCGATCTGACGCCATGGCCCGCCTGCGCTACGAACACGAAGACCAGCAGTACTTCGAGTCCCTGCCGGACTGGCGCCGCGACTTCAGTCTCTATTACTACCATAAGAAAGCGGCCTTCCTCAGCCTCATCTCGGCCAACCCGTATCTCATGGACGGCATCGACACTAAGAAGATCTTCGCCCAGCAGAAGGCCCAGAACGAAGCCCTCAAGGAATACATCGACGGCATGATGGCCTCGAAGACGACGTGGCTCGTCGCCGCTGTCCCCAGTGCCATCTGGGCCAAGCTCCTCTATCCGGACCTCGACGCCGACGCCGCTTATGAAGCCTTGTGGAAGCAAATCCTCCAGTCATCCCGCGCCGACGGTGCCGATGCCCTGGCCGACTGGGACTCCCATCTGGCAGAGCTGAAGAAACGCCGGACCTGGATGACGGATCAGCACTTCACCAGCCTCCATTATACCAACAGCCTGGGGACGGACCTGACCCTCGGCCTGCCGGACGGCCATATCTGGCAGGGCGGAATGGAAGAGACGGCAGACCACCTGCTGTTCAACGCCAACATCCCGACGGAAGAAATCTATTCCGCGCCTAAGGCCGACGCCGTCAACGGCACGGTCTACAGCACCAAGCCCCTGGTCTATAACGGCAACCTCATCGACAAGTTCCACCTGACCTTCAAAGACGGCAAAGTCGTCGCCGCAGCCGCCGAAACGGGTGAAGACGTCCTGAAGAAACTCATCGCCATCGACGAAGGCGCCTGCCGCCTCGGCGAAGTGGCCCTCATCCCTTACCATTCCCCCATTTCCCTGTCGGGCATCCTCTTCTATGAAACGCTCTTCGACGAAAACGCCTCGTGCCACCTGGCCCTGGGCGCATCGTATCCGACCTGCCTGGCTGGCGGCGCCGATATGGACAAAGACGCCATCGCCGCAGCCGGTCTCAACGATTCCATGATCCACGTCGATTTCATGGTCGGTTCGCCGGACCTGACCATCACCGGGACCAAGGCAGACGGCACGACGGTGCCGGTCTTTACCCATGGCGACTGGGCACAATAA
- a CDS encoding dihydroorotate dehydrogenase electron transfer subunit: MKKFLEMATIVENEAIIPEVWKMVFHAPQIAREARPGQFVNVHRDGGQTFLRRPFGIVDADTESGNVTIIYRLVGVGTAEMKTLRQGDALSVEGPLGEGVFTTTPGKVLLAGGGVGLAPLIFLAKRLDHPVVLVAGKTAAETFWTKFFEPYAGRIYVTTDDGSQGIKGFAVDALPQIFANQPIDRVSVCGPTVMMKTIAQASAKAGIACEVSMEKRMACGIGVCLGCTFESQLDGKRYKVCADGPVFDAKEVFA, from the coding sequence GTGAAAAAATTCTTGGAAATGGCGACTATCGTCGAGAATGAAGCCATTATTCCCGAAGTCTGGAAAATGGTATTCCATGCGCCGCAAATCGCAAGAGAAGCGCGGCCCGGTCAGTTTGTCAATGTCCACCGCGATGGGGGACAGACCTTTTTACGCCGTCCTTTCGGCATCGTCGATGCCGATACGGAATCGGGCAATGTGACTATTATTTACCGCCTGGTCGGCGTCGGTACGGCCGAAATGAAGACCTTGCGCCAGGGCGATGCACTCAGCGTCGAAGGCCCGTTAGGGGAAGGCGTCTTTACGACGACACCGGGCAAGGTCCTGCTGGCTGGCGGCGGCGTCGGCCTGGCACCGCTCATCTTCTTGGCCAAGCGCCTGGACCATCCCGTCGTGCTCGTCGCCGGAAAGACGGCAGCCGAAACGTTCTGGACGAAGTTCTTTGAACCCTATGCCGGCCGGATCTACGTGACGACTGACGACGGCTCGCAGGGCATCAAAGGCTTTGCCGTCGATGCGCTGCCGCAGATTTTTGCCAATCAGCCCATCGACCGCGTATCGGTCTGCGGCCCGACGGTCATGATGAAGACCATTGCCCAGGCTTCGGCCAAGGCCGGCATCGCCTGTGAAGTATCTATGGAAAAACGGATGGCCTGCGGCATCGGCGTCTGCCTGGGCTGCACCTTTGAAAGCCAGCTCGACGGCAAGCGCTATAAAGTCTGTGCCGACGGTCCTGTTTTTGACGCGAAGGAGGTCTTTGCATGA
- a CDS encoding MurR/RpiR family transcriptional regulator, whose protein sequence is MEEMKLQVFPVLRSAYGGLTKSERRIADYIVDHPGEVMEETVADLAVHAQSSEITISRFCKKLGCSGLKELKLMLAADLSAAPQKDFHDIQAGDTGRQVASKVFANIAEGLQDTLSLLDYDAVDEAARLILKARRIYVFGFGNSATVCMDMATRFLRLGLAIREYADSHMQVTAAALMTPADVVLAVSHSGATKELLQSVRAAKAAGGKVIVITSHGQSPLAGEADVCLCGMGREVQYTSEAGASRLIHMAIGDVLYTRIAMQEEGLFRDNIKKMRQEIGKKRQL, encoded by the coding sequence ATGGAAGAAATGAAGCTCCAGGTATTTCCTGTCCTGCGCAGTGCATACGGCGGTCTGACCAAGTCAGAGCGCCGTATTGCCGATTATATTGTCGATCATCCCGGCGAGGTCATGGAAGAGACCGTAGCGGACCTGGCCGTTCATGCGCAGAGTTCGGAAATCACCATTTCCCGGTTTTGCAAGAAATTGGGCTGCAGCGGGTTGAAGGAATTGAAGCTCATGCTGGCTGCCGATTTGTCGGCAGCGCCGCAGAAGGACTTCCACGATATCCAGGCCGGCGATACGGGCCGCCAGGTGGCGTCCAAGGTTTTTGCCAATATCGCCGAAGGTTTGCAGGATACGCTGAGCCTCCTCGATTATGATGCCGTCGATGAAGCGGCCCGGCTCATCTTGAAGGCCCGGCGGATTTATGTCTTTGGCTTCGGCAATTCGGCGACAGTCTGCATGGATATGGCCACGCGGTTCCTGCGCCTGGGCCTGGCCATCCGGGAATATGCCGATTCCCATATGCAGGTGACGGCAGCGGCGCTCATGACGCCAGCAGATGTCGTCCTGGCCGTGTCCCACAGCGGGGCGACGAAGGAACTGCTCCAGTCCGTCCGGGCTGCCAAGGCGGCCGGCGGCAAGGTCATCGTCATCACCAGCCACGGCCAGTCGCCTTTGGCCGGGGAAGCCGATGTCTGCCTGTGCGGCATGGGCCGTGAAGTCCAGTATACGTCGGAAGCCGGGGCATCGCGCCTGATTCACATGGCCATCGGCGACGTCCTCTATACGCGGATCGCCATGCAGGAAGAAGGCCTTTTCCGGGACAATATAAAGAAGATGCGCCAGGAAATCGGCAAGAAGCGGCAGTTATAA
- a CDS encoding MATE family efflux transporter, giving the protein MSPHLFQLRHFLVLFFPLLLTQMAQVGTAVFSSIFSGRAGTIDLAGVAVAVNIWYPVFAGLCGIFFGISPIIAQLRGAKRTEEIPPYIMQSLYLSLGFTVVIFLAGAVLMPPFLDFMGLDAPVRYIAWEYLKALALGLVPICLQATMRYIVDAHGKTHVSMTILVINLVLTILLFRLLIFGAGPIPAMGGIGTGYAITIASWLSFLLFAAVLQWMEPFRSYHLWSRLRPVSWHHIHHQLELGIPIFIAVFCETSLFSIVGLFMAEFGTLYLAANQAAISYSTLTYTLPWSISLTATIVIGYEVGARNYAAARQYAVLSQMTAFVIALGLIAMTYHFIDPIARVFTSDAETFWAIRMFIFYAVAFSFFDAAGTPVQGILRGYKDVKIITYVAFVTYWLISIPMGYAMAHATSYGPYGYWISLIIGLAINASALNWRLWKHTAWKVPISYPSTKE; this is encoded by the coding sequence ATGTCCCCCCATTTATTTCAATTGCGCCATTTCTTGGTCCTGTTCTTTCCCCTGCTCCTGACGCAGATGGCCCAGGTCGGGACGGCCGTTTTCAGTTCGATTTTCAGCGGCCGCGCCGGGACGATCGACCTGGCCGGCGTCGCCGTGGCCGTCAATATCTGGTATCCCGTCTTTGCCGGCCTGTGCGGTATTTTCTTCGGCATCTCGCCGATCATCGCCCAGCTCCGGGGTGCGAAAAGGACCGAAGAAATCCCGCCGTACATCATGCAGAGCCTGTACCTGAGCCTGGGCTTTACAGTCGTCATTTTCCTGGCCGGTGCCGTTCTCATGCCGCCCTTCCTCGACTTCATGGGCCTCGACGCGCCGGTCCGCTACATCGCCTGGGAATACCTCAAGGCTCTGGCCCTGGGGCTGGTCCCCATCTGCCTGCAGGCGACGATGCGCTATATCGTCGACGCCCACGGCAAGACCCACGTTTCCATGACGATCTTAGTCATCAACCTGGTCCTGACGATTCTCCTCTTCCGCCTGCTCATCTTCGGCGCTGGTCCCATTCCGGCCATGGGCGGCATCGGCACGGGCTATGCCATCACCATCGCGTCGTGGCTGTCTTTCCTGCTCTTTGCAGCTGTCCTGCAGTGGATGGAACCGTTCCGGTCCTATCACCTGTGGAGCCGCCTGCGGCCCGTCAGCTGGCATCACATCCATCACCAGCTGGAATTGGGCATTCCCATCTTTATCGCCGTCTTCTGCGAAACGAGCCTGTTCTCCATCGTCGGCCTGTTCATGGCCGAGTTCGGCACGCTGTACCTGGCCGCCAACCAGGCCGCCATCAGTTATTCGACCCTGACGTACACCCTGCCCTGGAGCATCAGCCTGACGGCGACCATCGTCATCGGCTATGAAGTCGGCGCCCGCAATTACGCCGCAGCCCGGCAATACGCCGTGCTCAGCCAGATGACGGCTTTTGTCATCGCCCTCGGGCTCATCGCCATGACCTATCATTTCATCGACCCCATCGCCAGGGTCTTTACCAGCGATGCCGAGACGTTCTGGGCCATCCGCATGTTCATCTTCTATGCCGTCGCCTTTTCCTTCTTCGATGCCGCCGGTACGCCGGTCCAGGGCATCCTGCGCGGCTATAAGGACGTCAAGATCATCACTTATGTCGCCTTCGTGACGTACTGGCTCATCAGCATCCCCATGGGCTATGCCATGGCCCACGCCACGTCTTACGGCCCCTATGGCTACTGGATCAGCCTCATCATCGGCCTGGCCATCAATGCCAGCGCCCTGAACTGGCGCCTGTGGAAACATACGGCCTGGAAAGTTCCCATCTCATACCCATCTACTAAGGAGTGA
- a CDS encoding methionine ABC transporter ATP-binding protein produces MITLKNITKTYGGSAQVQALKGINLTIEDGEIFGIIGKSGAGKSTLVRCINMLEKPTSGQVIIDDKDLTKMSESQLRAERKNIGMIFQHFNLLSSRTVAENIAFPLELIGASKDVIEKKVASLLDLVGLSDRAGNYPSQLSGGQKQRVGIARALASDPKILLCDEATSALDPQTTKSILELLQDINKRLGITIVVITHEMAVVKEICHRVAVIESGVIKEMGRVVDIFTNPQSQTMKDFVTSIINMELPAGIKNLGVTNQPAPDRNMLVRLRFKGAATNDPVVADVVRKFNVEVSVLYGNIDYIQDEPFGYLIVVIMGDMETQAKAFSYIKTLPIGSEVLGYVPRNN; encoded by the coding sequence GTGATTACACTGAAAAATATTACCAAGACCTACGGCGGCTCGGCTCAGGTCCAGGCCCTGAAAGGCATCAACCTGACCATCGAAGACGGCGAAATCTTCGGTATCATCGGCAAGAGCGGCGCCGGCAAATCGACGCTGGTCCGCTGCATCAATATGTTAGAGAAGCCGACGAGCGGCCAGGTCATCATCGACGACAAGGACCTGACCAAGATGAGTGAATCCCAGTTGCGGGCAGAACGCAAGAACATCGGCATGATTTTCCAGCATTTCAATCTGTTATCATCCCGTACGGTTGCCGAAAACATTGCCTTCCCGCTGGAACTGATTGGGGCCTCGAAAGACGTCATCGAAAAGAAAGTCGCATCTCTTCTGGACCTGGTCGGCCTCAGCGACCGGGCCGGCAATTACCCGTCCCAGCTCTCGGGTGGCCAGAAACAGCGTGTCGGCATTGCCCGCGCCCTGGCCAGCGACCCGAAGATCCTGCTCTGCGACGAAGCCACATCGGCCTTGGACCCGCAGACAACGAAATCCATCCTGGAACTGCTCCAGGACATCAACAAGCGCCTGGGCATCACCATCGTCGTCATCACCCATGAAATGGCCGTCGTCAAGGAAATCTGCCATCGCGTCGCCGTCATCGAAAGCGGCGTCATCAAGGAAATGGGCCGCGTCGTCGACATCTTCACCAATCCTCAGTCCCAGACGATGAAAGACTTCGTCACGTCCATCATCAACATGGAACTGCCGGCAGGCATCAAGAACCTGGGCGTCACCAATCAGCCTGCACCGGACCGCAACATGCTCGTCCGCCTGCGCTTCAAAGGCGCTGCCACCAACGATCCCGTCGTCGCCGACGTCGTCCGCAAGTTCAACGTCGAAGTCAGCGTCCTCTATGGCAACATCGACTATATCCAGGATGAACCCTTCGGCTACCTCATCGTCGTCATCATGGGCGATATGGAAACACAGGCCAAGGCATTCTCGTATATCAAAACATTACCGATTGGAAGTGAGGTTTTAGGTTATGTCCCAAGAAATAATTAA
- a CDS encoding RluA family pseudouridine synthase gives MIHFTVGTITRPTSLGGALKHFGVSSTLRRRIKHNGICTINGQAASTRDFVQEGDEICVTLPEKNSFPPEDIPIGIVYEDDYLMVIDKPAGILMHPTSAVRDGTLANAVAYHYEKTGQHCSYHPMHRLDKNTSGLCMVAKEPQIQYAFDKQDLGYKRLYLAICEGRYPSRVTTVHAPIGRCPDSIITRCVRLDGKPAWSDFTCLAAGRDYSLLQVVLHTGRTHQIRVHSSYLGYPLAGDDLYGGSRRFIGRQALHAYCLQFTHPMSHRFITVNSRLPEDMDALVQRAGWNYIY, from the coding sequence ATGATTCATTTTACCGTCGGGACGATTACCCGGCCCACATCCTTAGGCGGCGCCTTGAAACACTTCGGCGTCTCATCGACGCTGCGGCGCCGGATCAAACACAACGGCATCTGCACCATCAATGGACAGGCGGCGTCGACGCGCGACTTCGTCCAGGAAGGGGATGAAATCTGTGTCACCCTTCCGGAAAAGAATTCCTTTCCGCCAGAGGATATACCCATTGGCATCGTCTACGAAGACGACTACCTCATGGTCATCGACAAGCCGGCAGGCATCCTGATGCACCCGACATCCGCCGTCCGGGACGGGACCCTGGCCAATGCCGTCGCCTATCACTATGAAAAGACGGGCCAGCACTGTTCGTACCACCCAATGCACCGCCTGGACAAGAATACGTCCGGCCTCTGTATGGTCGCCAAGGAGCCGCAGATCCAATATGCTTTCGATAAGCAGGACCTGGGGTATAAGCGTTTGTACTTAGCCATCTGTGAGGGACGATACCCATCGCGGGTCACAACTGTACACGCCCCCATCGGAAGATGTCCCGATAGCATCATTACCCGCTGTGTCCGCCTCGACGGAAAGCCGGCCTGGTCCGATTTCACCTGCCTCGCAGCTGGTAGGGACTACAGCCTGCTCCAGGTCGTCCTGCACACGGGACGGACCCATCAGATCCGGGTCCACAGCAGTTACCTGGGCTATCCCCTGGCCGGCGACGACCTCTACGGCGGTTCGCGCCGCTTCATCGGCCGCCAGGCCCTGCACGCCTACTGCCTCCAGTTCACCCACCCCATGAGCCATCGCTTCATCACCGTTAATTCCCGGCTGCCTGAAGATATGGACGCTCTCGTCCAACGGGCCGGCTGGAATTATATATACTAA
- the fba gene encoding class II fructose-1,6-bisphosphate aldolase — translation MPLIGTTEMFKKAYEGHYAIGAFNINNMEIVQGVTQAAAELNSPIILQASAGARKYAKPPYLKHLVEAALEDHDLPIALHLDHGADFETCKDCIDGGFTSVMIDGSKHSFEDNIALTKKVVEYAHAHGVVVEGELGQLAGIEDDVKVAAHEAHYTRPEEVEEFVSRTGVDSLAIAIGTSHGAFKFTPEQCTRNADGVLVPPTLRFDILEEVSKRLPGFPIVLHGASSVVPEYVKIINENGGNLADAIGIPEDQLRKAASMAVCKINIDSDLRLGLTAGIRQHMAQHPEHFDPRQYLADGRQFVHDIVAHKIKCVLGSEGKA, via the coding sequence ATGCCATTAATTGGAACTACAGAAATGTTTAAAAAAGCCTATGAAGGCCACTATGCTATCGGCGCATTCAACATCAACAACATGGAAATCGTCCAGGGCGTCACCCAGGCCGCTGCTGAATTGAATTCCCCGATCATCCTTCAGGCTTCGGCCGGTGCCCGCAAATACGCTAAACCGCCGTATTTGAAACATCTCGTAGAAGCAGCTTTGGAAGATCATGATCTCCCCATCGCCCTTCACCTCGACCACGGCGCTGACTTTGAAACCTGCAAAGACTGCATCGACGGCGGTTTCACTTCCGTCATGATCGACGGCTCGAAACATTCTTTCGAAGACAATATCGCCCTCACGAAAAAAGTCGTTGAATATGCACACGCTCACGGCGTCGTCGTCGAAGGCGAACTGGGCCAGCTGGCCGGCATCGAAGATGATGTCAAAGTTGCTGCTCATGAAGCTCACTATACCCGTCCGGAAGAAGTCGAAGAATTTGTATCCCGCACGGGCGTCGATTCCCTGGCCATCGCTATCGGCACCAGCCACGGCGCATTCAAATTCACACCGGAACAGTGCACGCGCAACGCAGACGGCGTCCTCGTACCGCCGACACTTCGCTTCGACATCCTCGAAGAAGTCTCCAAACGCCTGCCGGGCTTCCCGATCGTCCTCCACGGCGCATCTTCGGTCGTACCGGAATATGTCAAGATCATCAATGAAAACGGCGGCAACCTGGCCGACGCTATCGGCATCCCGGAAGACCAGCTCCGCAAAGCGGCTTCCATGGCTGTCTGCAAGATCAATATCGACTCCGACCTCCGTCTCGGCCTGACTGCCGGCATCCGTCAGCACATGGCACAGCACCCGGAACATTTCGACCCGCGCCAGTACCTCGCCGACGGCCGTCAGTTCGTCCATGACATCGTCGCTCACAAGATTAAATGCGTCCTCGGCTCGGAAGGCAAAGCTTAA
- a CDS encoding methionine ABC transporter permease, translated as MSQEIIKLMLQGIQETFYMVAVATIIGGIIGIPLGITLVTTSKGHILENRFINQILGTIVNIIRSIPFIILMVAIIPLTRLIAGTSIGTTAACVPLTIVAIPFLSRLVETSIRDVDFGLVEAAESMGATPFQIIRKVLIPEALPTIINNITVLIVNLIGASAMAGAIGGGGLGDIAIRYGYQRFRPDVMLATIIILIVVVNVIQAGGDFASRKKNKK; from the coding sequence ATGTCCCAAGAAATAATTAAGTTAATGCTCCAAGGCATTCAAGAAACATTCTATATGGTCGCTGTCGCCACGATCATCGGCGGCATCATCGGTATTCCCCTGGGTATCACCCTGGTCACGACCAGCAAAGGCCATATCCTGGAAAACCGCTTCATCAATCAGATTCTTGGAACCATCGTCAACATCATCCGTTCCATTCCGTTCATCATCCTCATGGTCGCCATCATCCCGCTGACGCGCCTCATTGCCGGCACGTCCATCGGTACGACGGCAGCCTGCGTCCCCTTGACCATCGTCGCCATCCCCTTCCTGAGCCGTCTCGTCGAAACGTCCATCCGCGACGTCGATTTCGGCCTCGTCGAAGCGGCCGAATCCATGGGGGCTACGCCCTTCCAGATCATCCGCAAGGTCCTTATCCCGGAAGCCCTGCCGACGATCATCAATAACATCACCGTCCTCATCGTCAACCTCATCGGGGCATCGGCCATGGCCGGCGCCATCGGCGGTGGCGGCCTCGGGGATATCGCCATCCGCTACGGTTACCAGCGATTCCGTCCCGACGTCATGCTGGCGACGATCATCATCCTCATCGTCGTCGTCAACGTCATCCAGGCCGGCGGCGACTTCGCATCGAGAAAAAAGAATAAGAAATGA
- a CDS encoding dihydroorotate dehydrogenase, with protein MISERIAVQFAGISMKTPVMGASGTFGFGVEYSDFLDLDHVGAIISKGITPLPRPGNPGVRVAETPAGMLNCIGLENPGVAVFKRDILPKVRKACQTPLIVNISAGTAEEYGELAAQLDVDGVAALEVNISCPNVKEGGIVFGTQPEAAAAVTRSVKDHTKKPVIVKLSPNVTDITVMAKAVEAAGADAVSLINTLTGMAIDIKSRRPLLGNITGGLSGPAVKPIALRMVWQTAQAVSIPILGLGGITTWQDAVEFMLAGASAVAVGAHNFVDPRAVETIAEGLDQYCKDEGIEHIQDIVGALEIRS; from the coding sequence ATGATCAGCGAACGGATTGCCGTCCAATTCGCCGGGATTTCCATGAAGACACCGGTCATGGGAGCCTCGGGAACCTTTGGGTTCGGCGTAGAATACAGTGATTTTCTCGACCTCGACCACGTCGGGGCCATCATTTCCAAAGGCATCACGCCGCTGCCGCGGCCGGGAAATCCCGGTGTCCGCGTCGCCGAAACGCCGGCAGGGATGCTCAACTGCATCGGCCTGGAAAATCCGGGCGTAGCAGTCTTTAAGCGGGACATCCTGCCCAAGGTCCGTAAGGCCTGCCAGACGCCGCTCATCGTCAATATTTCGGCCGGTACTGCCGAAGAGTACGGCGAATTGGCAGCCCAGCTCGACGTCGATGGTGTGGCCGCCCTGGAAGTCAATATTTCCTGCCCCAATGTCAAAGAAGGGGGCATCGTCTTCGGGACCCAGCCGGAAGCGGCCGCTGCAGTCACGCGCAGCGTCAAGGACCATACGAAGAAACCGGTCATCGTCAAGTTGTCGCCGAACGTCACGGATATTACGGTCATGGCTAAAGCCGTCGAAGCGGCTGGTGCCGACGCCGTATCGCTCATCAATACCCTGACGGGCATGGCCATCGACATCAAGAGCCGCCGCCCCCTGTTGGGCAACATCACAGGCGGCCTGTCCGGCCCGGCTGTGAAACCCATTGCCCTGCGCATGGTATGGCAGACGGCTCAGGCCGTATCCATCCCCATCCTCGGCCTGGGCGGTATCACGACTTGGCAGGACGCCGTCGAATTTATGCTGGCCGGTGCCAGCGCCGTCGCCGTCGGGGCCCATAACTTCGTGGACCCCAGAGCCGTAGAAACCATCGCCGAAGGCCTGGACCAGTATTGTAAGGACGAAGGCATCGAACACATCCAGGATATTGTAGGGGCATTGGAGATTCGTAGTTAG